The proteins below are encoded in one region of Dasypus novemcinctus isolate mDasNov1 chromosome 13, mDasNov1.1.hap2, whole genome shotgun sequence:
- the LOC139436333 gene encoding dnaJ homolog subfamily A member 1-like encodes MMHSFPLPSPALALSLAVENCERYHDVLGVKPNANQEELKKAYRKLASKYHTGKNPNEGEKFKQISQAYEVLSDAKKKELYDKGKQAIKEGGAGGGFVSPMDIFEMLFGGGGRMQRERRGQIVKHGDIWCVLNEGMTTYCRPYDKGCLVIEFKVNFPENGFLSPDKLSLLEKLLLERKEVEETDETDQVEWVDFDPNQERRRHCKAEEYEDDVRRPRGGVQCQIS; translated from the exons ATGATGCACTCCTTTCCGCTTCCCTCACCAGCCTTGGCCCTCTCACTGGCTGTGGAAAATTGTGAAAGATACCATGATGTTTTGGGGGTCAAACCCAATGCCAACCAGGAAGAACTGAAAAAGGCTTACAGGAAACTAGCTTCGAAGTACCACACTGGTAAGAATCCAAATGAGGGCGAGAAGTTTAAACAGATTTCTCAAGCTTATGAAGTGCTCTCTgatgcaaagaaaaaagaattatatgacAAAGGAAAACAGGCCATTAAAGAGGGTGGAGCAGGTGGGGGTTTTGTCTCCCCCATGGACATCTTTGAGATGCTTTTTGGAGGTGGTGGAAGAatgcagagagaaaggagag GTCAGATTGTCAAGCATGGAGATATCTGGTGTGTGCTAAATGAAGGCATGACAACTTATTGTAGGCCTTATGATAAGGGTTGCCTAGTCATCGAATTTAAGGTAAACTTTCCTGagaatggctttctctctcctgataAACTGTCTCTTCTGGAAAAACTTCTACTTGAGAggaaagaagtagaagaaactgatgaaacaGATCAGGTAGAATGGGTGGACTTTGATCCCAATCAGGAAAGAAGGCGCCATTGCAAGGCAGAGGAATATGAGGATGATGTACGTCGCCCCAGAGGTGGTGTGCAGTGCCAAATCTCTTAG